TTCTCCGACATGCGCCACCAGGACAACATCATTGCCGGTCTGAACGCCGTGCCCCTGCCCACGCTCGAAACTCGCCAGCAGGCCGACGAAACCCTGGCCCACCACATTCCGCAACCGGGCGTGCGGCAGTTTCTGCTCAAAAACCTCTACCGCCAGGACGACAACTCGTTTGCCTGGCGTCAGAACCTGGCAACCCTCACTCAGCACCTGTCCGCCATCGGGGCCGAAGTAACCGCGCCCCAGCCGTTCCTGAAGCCAGCCTTGTTTATCCGCGGCGGCAAGTCCGACTATATCACCGCCGAAGACAAGCTCACCCACATTCCGGCCCTGTTTCCTAACTCCCAGGTCGAAACCGTGGTGGATGCCGGCCACTGGGTGCACGCCGAAAAGCCCGACGAGGTGTTTCAGCTGGTGCAGGCGTTTATGGGCTCGTAAGTGCCTTCAATGCCGATTACTCAGCGAGTCTACTTGCTTTTGAAGCTCTGATTTTCCTGTTCTTTACCTCATGAACACGCTGCCCGCCTCCTCGCTCACCCGGCTCCAGGGCCAGTACGAAACCGTGTTCCAGCTGCTGGCGGAAGTTGACCCGGCCCTGCTGACCCGGCGGCCGGCTTCGGGCAAGTGGAGCATCCACGAAAACCTGGCCCACATCGGTACCTACCAGGCCACGTTTCTGGCCCGGATGCAGCGCATGCAGGTCGAAGACACGCCCCAGTTTGCCCGTTACGTAGCCGATGAG
This region of Hymenobacter sp. YIM 151500-1 genomic DNA includes:
- a CDS encoding alpha/beta fold hydrolase, which produces MLLHFREMGQGTPLVVLHGLFGTLDNWQTLARRWADAGHRVVVADLRNHGRSFHSDEHSYELMAQDVRGLLDHLSLDAATTTLLGHSMGGKTAMRFALDYPDRLARLVVVDIAPGFSDMRHQDNIIAGLNAVPLPTLETRQQADETLAHHIPQPGVRQFLLKNLYRQDDNSFAWRQNLATLTQHLSAIGAEVTAPQPFLKPALFIRGGKSDYITAEDKLTHIPALFPNSQVETVVDAGHWVHAEKPDEVFQLVQAFMGS